A portion of the Camelus ferus isolate YT-003-E chromosome 16, BCGSAC_Cfer_1.0, whole genome shotgun sequence genome contains these proteins:
- the FMNL1 gene encoding formin-like protein 1 isoform X6: protein MGNAAGSAEQPASPAALSPKQPAAPKQPMPAAGELEERFNRVLNCMNLPPDKVQLLSQYDNEKKWELICDQERFQVKNPPAAYIQKLKSYLETGGVSRKVAADWMSNLGFKRRVQESTQVLRELEISLRTNHIGWVQEFLNEENRGLDVLLEYLAFAQCSVTYDMESTDNGAPGSEKSKPLEQSVEDLSKGPPSSSAAQPKSRHLTIKLTPAHSRKALRNSRIVSQKDDVHVCIMCLRAIMNYQSGFSLVMNHPACVNEIALSLNNKNPRTKALVLELLAAVCLVRGGHDIILSAFDNFKEVCGEQHRFEKLMEYFRNEDSNIDFMVACMQFINIVVHSVENMNFRVFLQHEFTHLGLDLYLERLRLTESDKLQVQIQAYLDNVFDVGALLEDTETKNAVLEHMEELQEQVALLTERLRDAENESMAKIAELEKQLSQARKELETLRERFSEPTPTGTSRRSPEPEKVPAPVLARPSALELKVEELEEKGLIRILRGPGDAVSIEILPVAVATPSGSDALTPEVPLGSPSPESVPGAAASPPPPSPPPPPPLPGLLTQQEAPPSAPPLAPPLPGSPEPPPPPPLPGDQPPPPPPPPPPGTDGPVPPPPPPPPGGSSDAPEGAGSEMGPGVKAKKPIQTKFRMPLLNWVALKPNQITGTVFTELNDEKVLQELDMSEFEEQFKTKSQGPSLDINALKSKSAQKAPSKAILIEANRAKNLAITLRKGNLGADRICQAIETYDLQALGLDFLELLTRFLPTEYERSLISRFEREQRPMEELSEEDHFMLRFSRIPRLSERMNTLIFLGNFPDTAQMLMPQLNAIIAASMSIKSSDKLRQILEIVLAFGNYMNSSKRGAAYGFRLQSLDALLEMKSTDRKQTLLHYLVKVIAEKYPQLTGFHSDLHFLDKAGSVSLDSVLGDVRALQRGLELTQREFVRQDDCVVLKEFLRANSPTMDKLLADSKTAQEAYESVVEYFGENPKTTSPSMFFSLFSRFIKAYKKAEQEVEQWKKEAAAQEASTDAPGRGEPEAPKSPPKVRRQQMDLISELKRRQQKEPLIYESDRDGAIEDIITVLKTVPFTARTGKRTSRLLCEASLGEEIPL from the exons AACTGCATGAACTTGCCCCCTGACAAGGTCCAGCTGCTGAGCCAGTATGACAATGAGAAGAAGTGGGAGCTCATCTGTGACCAG GAGCGGTTTCAAGTCAAGAACCCCCCTGCGGCCTACATCCAGAAGCTGAAGAGCTACCTGGAAACTGGTGGGGTCAGCCGCAAGGTAGCAGCAGATTGGATGTCCAACCTGGGG TTTAAGAGGCGAGTTCAGGAGTCCACTCAGGTGCTGCGGGAGTTGGAGATCTCCCTGAGGACAAACCATATTGG GTGGGTGCAGGAGTTCCTTAATGAGGAAAACCGTGGCCTGGATGTGCTGCTCGAGTACCTGGCCTTTGCCCAGTGCTCTGTCAC GTATGACATGGAGAGCACAGACAACGGGGCACCTGGCTCCGAGAAGAGCAAGCCGCTGGAGCAGTCAGTGGAAGATCTCAGCAAAGGTCCACCCTCATCCTCGGCAGCACAGCCCAAGAGTCGCCACCTGACCATCAA GCTGACCCCTGCCCACAGCAGGAAGGCCCTGCGGAACTCCCGCATTGTTAGCCAGAAGGATGATGTCCACGTGTGCATCATGTGTTTGCGTGCCATCATGAACTACCAG tctGGCTTCAGCCTTGTCATGAACCACCCAGCCTGTGTCAATGAGATTGCTCTGAGCCTCAACAACAAGAACCCCAG aacCAAGGCTCTGGTGCTGGAGCTGCTGGCAGCTGTGTGCCTGGTGCGGGGAGGACATGACATCATCCTTTCAGCCTTTGACAACTTCAAGGAG GTATGTGGGGAGCAGCACCGCTTTGAAAAGCTGATGGAATACTTCCGGAATGAGGATAGCAACATCGACTTCATG GTGGCCTGTATGCAATTCATCAACATTGTGGTGCATTCAGTGGAGAACATGAACTTCCGTGTCTTCCTGCAACATGAGTTCACCCACCTGGGCCTGGACCTGTACTTGGAG AGACTTCGGCTCACGGAGAGTGACAAGCTGCAGGTGCAGATTCAGGCGTACCTGGACAATGTTTTTGATGTGGGTGCGCTGCTGGAGGACACTGAGACCAAGAATGCTGTGCTGGAGCACATGGAGGAGCTACAGGAGCAGGTGGCCCTG CTGACAGAGCGACTTCGGGACGCGGAGAACGAATCCATGGCCAAGATTGcagagctggaaaagcagctaaGCCAGGCCCGAAAGGAGTTGGAGACCCTGAGG GAGCGCTTCAGCGAGCCGACCCCCACCGGCACCTCCAGACGTTCCCCTGAGCCTGAGAAAGTGCCTGCCCCCGTCCTGGCGCGACCCTCAGCCCTAGAGCTGAAGGTggaagagctggaggagaagGGGTTAATCCGTATCCTGCGGGGGCCCGGGGATGCTGTCTCCATCGAGATCCTCCCGGTCGCTGTGGCAACTCCGAGCGGCAGTGATGCCCTGACTCCAGAGGTGCCCTtgggctcccccagcccag AGTCGGTTCCTGGAGCGGCagcatccccaccaccaccttcacCGCCGCCACCGCCCCCACTGCCCGGCCTCCTCACCCAGCAGGAAGCCCCGCCCTCAGCACCCCCactggccccgcccctcccaggcagcccagagcccccgcccccgccgccacTGCCGGGAGAccagccgcccccacccccgccaccgcCACCTCCCGGCACCGACGGACCGGTGCCCCCGCCGCCTCCACCGCCTCCAGGAGGTTCTTCTGATGCTCCTGAGGGGGCTGGTTCAGAGATGGGACCAG GAGTAAAGGCCAAGAAACCCATCCAGACTAAGTTCAGAATGCCACTCTTAAACTGGGTGGCCCTGAAACCCAACCAGATCACAGGCACTGTCTTCACCGAACTCAATGATGAAAAGGTGCTGCAG GAGCTGGACATGAGTGAATTTGAGGAGCAGTTCAAGACCAAGTCCCAAGGTCCCAGCTTAGACATTAATGCTCTCAAGAGTAAGTCAGCCCAGAAGGCCCCCAGCAAAGCCATACTCATCGAGGCCAACCGGGCCAAGAACCTGGCCATAACCCTGCGCAAGGGCAACCTGGGGGCTGACCGCATCTGCCAGGCCATCGAGAC GTACGACCTACAGGCCCTTGGCCTGGACTTCCTGGAGCTGCTGACCCGCTTCCTGCCCACAGAGTATGAGCGCAGCCTCATCTCCCGCTTTGAGCGGGAGCAGCGACCGATGGAGGAGCTGTCAGAAGAGGACCACTTCATGCTGCGCTTCAGCCGTATCCCCCGCCTGTCCGAGCGCATGAACACACTCATCTTCCTGGGCAACTTTCCAGACACGGCCCAGATGCTCATGCCG CAACTGAATGCCATCATTGcagcctcaatgtccatcaagTCCTCAGACAAACTCCGCCAGATCCTGGAG ATTGTCCTGGCTTTCGGCAACTACATGAACAGCAGCAAGCGTGGGGCAGCCTATGGCTTCCGGCTCCAGAGTCTGGATGCG CTGCTGGAGATGAAGTCGACTGATCGCAAGCAGACGCTGCTGCATTACCTGGTGAAGGTCATTGCAGAGAAGTACCCACAGCTCACAGGTTTCCACAGCGACTTGCATTTTCTGGACAAGGCGGGCTCAG TGTCCCTGGACAGCGTGCTTGGGGATGTGCGTGCCTTGCAGCGAGGCCTGGAGTTGACTCAGCGGGAGTTTGTGCGGCAGGATGACTGTGTGGTGCTCAAGGAGTTCCTGAGGGCCAACTCACCCACCATGGATAAGCTGCTGGCAGACAGCAAGACGGCTCAG GAAGCCTACGAGTCTGTGGTGGAGTACTTTGGAGAGAACCCCAAGACCACATCCCCCTCCATGTTCTTTTCCCTCTTCAGTCGCTTCATCAAAGCCTATAAG AAAGCTGAGCAGGAGGTGGAACAATGGAAGAAAGAAGCAGCTGCCCAGGAGGCAAGCACCgatgccccaggcagaggggagcctgAAGCACCCAAG tccccACCCAAGGTCCGGCGGCAACAGATGGACCTCATCTCTGAGCTGAAACGGAGGCAGCAGAAGGAGCCACTCATCTACGAGAGTGACCGTGATGGGGCCATTGAAGATATCATCACAG TGCTCAAGACGGTGCCCTTCACGGCTCGCACGGGCAAGAGGACGTCCAGGCTCCTCTGTGAGGCCAGCCTGGGAGAAGAGATCCCCCTCTAG
- the FMNL1 gene encoding formin-like protein 1 isoform X5: MGNAAGSAEQPASPAALSPKQPAAPKQPMPAAGELEERFNRVLNCMNLPPDKVQLLSQYDNEKKWELICDQERFQVKNPPAAYIQKLKSYLETGGVSRKVAADWMSNLGFKRRVQESTQVLRELEISLRTNHIGWVQEFLNEENRGLDVLLEYLAFAQCSVTYDMESTDNGAPGSEKSKPLEQSVEDLSKGPPSSSAAQPKSRHLTIKLTPAHSRKALRNSRIVSQKDDVHVCIMCLRAIMNYQSGFSLVMNHPACVNEIALSLNNKNPRTKALVLELLAAVCLVRGGHDIILSAFDNFKEVCGEQHRFEKLMEYFRNEDSNIDFMVACMQFINIVVHSVENMNFRVFLQHEFTHLGLDLYLERLRLTESDKLQVQIQAYLDNVFDVGALLEDTETKNAVLEHMEELQEQVALLTERLRDAENESMAKIAELEKQLSQARKELETLRERFSEPTPTGTSRRSPEPEKVPAPVLARPSALELKVEELEEKGLIRILRGPGDAVSIEILPVAVATPSGSDALTPEVPLGSPSPVESVPGAAASPPPPSPPPPPPLPGLLTQQEAPPSAPPLAPPLPGSPEPPPPPPLPGDQPPPPPPPPPPGTDGPVPPPPPPPPGGSSDAPEGAGSEMGPGVKAKKPIQTKFRMPLLNWVALKPNQITGTVFTELNDEKVLQELDMSEFEEQFKTKSQGPSLDINALKSKSAQKAPSKAILIEANRAKNLAITLRKGNLGADRICQAIETYDLQALGLDFLELLTRFLPTEYERSLISRFEREQRPMEELSEEDHFMLRFSRIPRLSERMNTLIFLGNFPDTAQMLMPQLNAIIAASMSIKSSDKLRQILEIVLAFGNYMNSSKRGAAYGFRLQSLDALLEMKSTDRKQTLLHYLVKVIAEKYPQLTGFHSDLHFLDKAGSVSLDSVLGDVRALQRGLELTQREFVRQDDCVVLKEFLRANSPTMDKLLADSKTAQEAYESVVEYFGENPKTTSPSMFFSLFSRFIKAYKKAEQEVEQWKKEAAAQEASTDAPGRGEPEAPKSPPKVRRQQMDLISELKRRQQKEPLIYESDRDGAIEDIITVLKTVPFTARTGKRTSRLLCEASLGEEIPL; the protein is encoded by the exons AACTGCATGAACTTGCCCCCTGACAAGGTCCAGCTGCTGAGCCAGTATGACAATGAGAAGAAGTGGGAGCTCATCTGTGACCAG GAGCGGTTTCAAGTCAAGAACCCCCCTGCGGCCTACATCCAGAAGCTGAAGAGCTACCTGGAAACTGGTGGGGTCAGCCGCAAGGTAGCAGCAGATTGGATGTCCAACCTGGGG TTTAAGAGGCGAGTTCAGGAGTCCACTCAGGTGCTGCGGGAGTTGGAGATCTCCCTGAGGACAAACCATATTGG GTGGGTGCAGGAGTTCCTTAATGAGGAAAACCGTGGCCTGGATGTGCTGCTCGAGTACCTGGCCTTTGCCCAGTGCTCTGTCAC GTATGACATGGAGAGCACAGACAACGGGGCACCTGGCTCCGAGAAGAGCAAGCCGCTGGAGCAGTCAGTGGAAGATCTCAGCAAAGGTCCACCCTCATCCTCGGCAGCACAGCCCAAGAGTCGCCACCTGACCATCAA GCTGACCCCTGCCCACAGCAGGAAGGCCCTGCGGAACTCCCGCATTGTTAGCCAGAAGGATGATGTCCACGTGTGCATCATGTGTTTGCGTGCCATCATGAACTACCAG tctGGCTTCAGCCTTGTCATGAACCACCCAGCCTGTGTCAATGAGATTGCTCTGAGCCTCAACAACAAGAACCCCAG aacCAAGGCTCTGGTGCTGGAGCTGCTGGCAGCTGTGTGCCTGGTGCGGGGAGGACATGACATCATCCTTTCAGCCTTTGACAACTTCAAGGAG GTATGTGGGGAGCAGCACCGCTTTGAAAAGCTGATGGAATACTTCCGGAATGAGGATAGCAACATCGACTTCATG GTGGCCTGTATGCAATTCATCAACATTGTGGTGCATTCAGTGGAGAACATGAACTTCCGTGTCTTCCTGCAACATGAGTTCACCCACCTGGGCCTGGACCTGTACTTGGAG AGACTTCGGCTCACGGAGAGTGACAAGCTGCAGGTGCAGATTCAGGCGTACCTGGACAATGTTTTTGATGTGGGTGCGCTGCTGGAGGACACTGAGACCAAGAATGCTGTGCTGGAGCACATGGAGGAGCTACAGGAGCAGGTGGCCCTG CTGACAGAGCGACTTCGGGACGCGGAGAACGAATCCATGGCCAAGATTGcagagctggaaaagcagctaaGCCAGGCCCGAAAGGAGTTGGAGACCCTGAGG GAGCGCTTCAGCGAGCCGACCCCCACCGGCACCTCCAGACGTTCCCCTGAGCCTGAGAAAGTGCCTGCCCCCGTCCTGGCGCGACCCTCAGCCCTAGAGCTGAAGGTggaagagctggaggagaagGGGTTAATCCGTATCCTGCGGGGGCCCGGGGATGCTGTCTCCATCGAGATCCTCCCGGTCGCTGTGGCAACTCCGAGCGGCAGTGATGCCCTGACTCCAGAGGTGCCCTtgggctcccccagcccag TAGAGTCGGTTCCTGGAGCGGCagcatccccaccaccaccttcacCGCCGCCACCGCCCCCACTGCCCGGCCTCCTCACCCAGCAGGAAGCCCCGCCCTCAGCACCCCCactggccccgcccctcccaggcagcccagagcccccgcccccgccgccacTGCCGGGAGAccagccgcccccacccccgccaccgcCACCTCCCGGCACCGACGGACCGGTGCCCCCGCCGCCTCCACCGCCTCCAGGAGGTTCTTCTGATGCTCCTGAGGGGGCTGGTTCAGAGATGGGACCAG GAGTAAAGGCCAAGAAACCCATCCAGACTAAGTTCAGAATGCCACTCTTAAACTGGGTGGCCCTGAAACCCAACCAGATCACAGGCACTGTCTTCACCGAACTCAATGATGAAAAGGTGCTGCAG GAGCTGGACATGAGTGAATTTGAGGAGCAGTTCAAGACCAAGTCCCAAGGTCCCAGCTTAGACATTAATGCTCTCAAGAGTAAGTCAGCCCAGAAGGCCCCCAGCAAAGCCATACTCATCGAGGCCAACCGGGCCAAGAACCTGGCCATAACCCTGCGCAAGGGCAACCTGGGGGCTGACCGCATCTGCCAGGCCATCGAGAC GTACGACCTACAGGCCCTTGGCCTGGACTTCCTGGAGCTGCTGACCCGCTTCCTGCCCACAGAGTATGAGCGCAGCCTCATCTCCCGCTTTGAGCGGGAGCAGCGACCGATGGAGGAGCTGTCAGAAGAGGACCACTTCATGCTGCGCTTCAGCCGTATCCCCCGCCTGTCCGAGCGCATGAACACACTCATCTTCCTGGGCAACTTTCCAGACACGGCCCAGATGCTCATGCCG CAACTGAATGCCATCATTGcagcctcaatgtccatcaagTCCTCAGACAAACTCCGCCAGATCCTGGAG ATTGTCCTGGCTTTCGGCAACTACATGAACAGCAGCAAGCGTGGGGCAGCCTATGGCTTCCGGCTCCAGAGTCTGGATGCG CTGCTGGAGATGAAGTCGACTGATCGCAAGCAGACGCTGCTGCATTACCTGGTGAAGGTCATTGCAGAGAAGTACCCACAGCTCACAGGTTTCCACAGCGACTTGCATTTTCTGGACAAGGCGGGCTCAG TGTCCCTGGACAGCGTGCTTGGGGATGTGCGTGCCTTGCAGCGAGGCCTGGAGTTGACTCAGCGGGAGTTTGTGCGGCAGGATGACTGTGTGGTGCTCAAGGAGTTCCTGAGGGCCAACTCACCCACCATGGATAAGCTGCTGGCAGACAGCAAGACGGCTCAG GAAGCCTACGAGTCTGTGGTGGAGTACTTTGGAGAGAACCCCAAGACCACATCCCCCTCCATGTTCTTTTCCCTCTTCAGTCGCTTCATCAAAGCCTATAAG AAAGCTGAGCAGGAGGTGGAACAATGGAAGAAAGAAGCAGCTGCCCAGGAGGCAAGCACCgatgccccaggcagaggggagcctgAAGCACCCAAG tccccACCCAAGGTCCGGCGGCAACAGATGGACCTCATCTCTGAGCTGAAACGGAGGCAGCAGAAGGAGCCACTCATCTACGAGAGTGACCGTGATGGGGCCATTGAAGATATCATCACAG TGCTCAAGACGGTGCCCTTCACGGCTCGCACGGGCAAGAGGACGTCCAGGCTCCTCTGTGAGGCCAGCCTGGGAGAAGAGATCCCCCTCTAG